In one window of Gudongella oleilytica DNA:
- a CDS encoding phage distal tail protein has product MERLIFTNALGQTVIFDESGVYRWLEVDDLGGLEADFMTSSSPFQDGLTSVGDAYFTAKAIKVKFVVVAIELDEALRSLNSLLNPKLGLGKLTYERGGKKYVLNKVKTRTLPGLPGTPSRGIGYQVTSIIYEVFDSYFTDEEYLEASVSTGDNCLEFPVNIFDSFVFDYTNTTGIVVTNSGDVECPLTVILDGPKNSPLTIENMDTGEKIVLAMNLLANERLTITTGIDDINVIKEDLLTGDKSVAFQYIDVAQTSFFRLPRGTTTLKITAGEAEVEEAAIKFKQRWVGI; this is encoded by the coding sequence TTGGAGCGATTGATATTCACAAATGCATTAGGACAGACGGTTATCTTTGATGAAAGCGGTGTCTACAGGTGGCTTGAGGTCGATGATCTTGGCGGACTTGAGGCTGATTTTATGACTTCCTCCAGCCCCTTTCAGGATGGTCTCACCTCAGTGGGAGATGCTTATTTTACGGCAAAAGCCATAAAGGTAAAGTTTGTTGTTGTGGCAATCGAGCTTGATGAAGCCTTGCGCAGCTTAAACAGCCTCCTGAATCCAAAGCTTGGACTTGGCAAACTCACTTATGAGCGCGGCGGAAAGAAATATGTATTGAACAAGGTGAAAACAAGAACCCTGCCGGGCTTGCCTGGCACGCCATCAAGAGGAATAGGTTATCAGGTGACCTCCATTATCTATGAAGTGTTCGATTCCTATTTTACTGACGAGGAGTACCTGGAAGCCTCGGTCTCAACCGGCGACAACTGTCTGGAGTTCCCGGTGAACATATTTGACAGCTTTGTTTTTGACTATACAAATACAACAGGGATTGTTGTGACCAATAGCGGAGATGTGGAATGCCCGCTGACTGTTATTCTTGATGGACCCAAGAACAGCCCGCTAACGATAGAAAACATGGATACCGGAGAGAAAATCGTGCTGGCCATGAACCTTCTGGCTAACGAGCGGCTCACCATAACCACCGGAATTGATGATATCAATGTAATAAAGGAAGATCTCCTAACTGGTGATAAGTCTGTAGCCTTTCAATACATCGATGTGGCTCAGACCTCTTTTTTCAGGCTTCCCAGAGGAACCACTACCTTGAAAATTACTGCCGGTGAAGCGGAAGTCGAGGAAGCCGCTATCAAATTCAAGCAAAGGTGGGTGGGAATCTAA
- a CDS encoding Gp37-like protein, with protein sequence MKTLNVMSLDFTYKAAIRGYQSAIIKRVWNGIGSLELVISEEIPNASLISENDIIWFDHEYHKAFIIEHIETELSGSVMTYRITANHINVLLHDYITIPPSGEDTDARTGSREQVVRYWVEENCIDPDNPARVQYPLVLSETGGFGGTITEQSRFATLSEEITRVLLPDDLGWRVDLDLEHSRFVFKVLDGVNRTSVQSENNRILFGLRYGNIAGFRKVKDVISAKTVAYIGGQGDGSTRLVVELDNAAGGRRKELFVDAQDIGTINELAERGYQALSDAAAVNSFEFEALSRQFQYEADYDLGDFVTVVIDKDTFQHLQIRELREIYEQGNISVKPVFGTPERTLGRTVVGVAKQLSSLTASSTKIDDNKVSPASTWSSEQIKNRASAPVGAILAIATSNIPEGWFECNGAAVSRTQYAELFASIGTTYGAGNGSTTFNLPNLKGRTLVGLDSSQTEFASLGQTGGEKSHTLTVAELPPHTHDIKIDSDTTPDGGTGATASEDTHNVTLADGALSTGGGEAHNNLQPYMALKWIIKY encoded by the coding sequence ATGAAAACACTAAATGTCATGAGCCTTGATTTCACCTACAAGGCGGCTATCCGAGGCTACCAAAGCGCAATCATAAAGCGGGTATGGAACGGCATCGGTTCTTTAGAGCTTGTAATCAGTGAAGAAATACCCAATGCCAGTTTGATCAGCGAAAATGACATCATTTGGTTCGACCATGAGTATCACAAGGCTTTTATCATCGAGCATATCGAAACAGAGTTATCCGGAAGCGTTATGACCTACAGGATTACAGCCAACCATATTAACGTCCTGCTCCACGACTATATTACTATCCCGCCAAGCGGAGAGGACACTGATGCCAGGACCGGCTCAAGAGAACAAGTGGTGCGGTACTGGGTGGAAGAAAACTGCATCGATCCGGATAATCCGGCAAGAGTGCAGTATCCCCTCGTCCTTTCTGAAACAGGAGGCTTTGGTGGAACTATAACCGAACAAAGCCGCTTTGCTACACTTTCTGAAGAAATCACAAGAGTGCTTTTGCCCGATGATCTGGGTTGGCGGGTAGATTTGGATTTGGAACACTCTCGGTTTGTATTCAAGGTGCTTGACGGAGTCAACAGAACCTCTGTCCAAAGCGAAAATAACAGGATACTCTTTGGACTGCGGTATGGCAACATTGCAGGCTTTCGGAAAGTGAAGGATGTTATCTCGGCAAAAACAGTAGCCTATATTGGCGGACAAGGCGATGGTTCAACCAGGCTTGTCGTGGAACTGGACAACGCTGCTGGCGGACGGCGAAAAGAGCTATTCGTGGATGCCCAGGATATTGGGACCATAAATGAGCTGGCTGAGCGCGGGTATCAGGCTCTCTCAGATGCTGCAGCTGTAAACAGCTTTGAATTTGAAGCCTTGAGTAGACAATTTCAGTATGAAGCAGATTATGATCTTGGTGATTTTGTGACGGTTGTAATCGACAAGGACACCTTTCAGCACCTTCAAATTAGAGAGCTGAGGGAAATCTACGAGCAAGGTAATATATCTGTCAAACCTGTTTTCGGAACACCTGAAAGAACCCTCGGAAGGACGGTTGTCGGAGTTGCGAAGCAGCTTTCATCCTTGACCGCATCCTCAACCAAAATTGACGACAACAAAGTTTCTCCCGCTTCAACATGGAGTTCGGAGCAGATCAAGAACCGGGCTAGCGCGCCGGTCGGAGCTATACTTGCGATTGCGACGTCCAATATTCCCGAAGGATGGTTTGAATGCAATGGCGCAGCCGTCAGCCGAACCCAATACGCGGAGCTTTTTGCAAGCATAGGCACTACTTATGGCGCTGGAAACGGCTCAACCACCTTCAATTTACCAAATCTAAAAGGGCGAACGCTTGTAGGGTTAGATAGCAGCCAAACTGAGTTCGCGTCTCTTGGACAAACTGGCGGCGAAAAAAGCCATACACTAACCGTTGCAGAGCTGCCTCCGCATACCCATGACATCAAGATAGACAGCGATACAACTCCTGACGGTGGAACTGGTGCGACAGCATCTGAGGATACACACAATGTGACGCTTGCTGACGGTGCCTTGAGTACAGGCGGTGGAGAAGCTCACAACAACCTGCAGCCCTACATGGCGCTTAAGTGGATTATTAAATACTGA